The Lysobacter enzymogenes genome window below encodes:
- a CDS encoding methyl-accepting chemotaxis protein yields the protein MSTVMDNAGKSRMLGANTWLIVLGISVLVFGLNTGYATWQAARLGGASSAASRLQVNSQKLAVQAREAVGGNKDAFAAFKSTKSAIDGDIKSLNDNYGNTANVSGPIETATKTWEPMGKSSDQVIASEKAVLALATNADSFSGRVPQLQARLDELVRAMSASGSPSSQVYIALRQVVLSATMARRITEIRAGGSGAGMAGEALGRDAIVFGNILTGLRKGDSSFGVNALGNGGALAALGQAEALWLEMKKDLDAISASSKDLFQAQAAAESITGGSDKMLADSQSLFSALTSFGSMSDTSFLGNIWLSIISGLGALVAIAGLLFSLNYAQQRRYQTTKELNDRNQEAIMRLLDEMGSLAEGDLTVKATVTEDMTGAIADSINFAVEQLRSLVQTITDTSVQVASSAQETQATAMHLAEAAEHQAQEINSASDRISEIAASIDQVSKNSAESADVAQRSVQIATKGAGVVRQTIQGMDSIRDQIQETSKRIKRLGESSQEIGSIVELINDISEQTNILALNAAIQAASAGEAGRGFAVVADEVQRLAERASNATKRIETLVQTIQSDTNEAVSSMEQTTSEVVAGARLAEDAGTALGEIEKVSSDLSNLIQGISSAAQQQSSAASNITQTMNTIQQITSQTSQGANQTAASIGNLAQLAADLRRSVADFKLPA from the coding sequence CGTGCTGGGCATATCGGTGTTGGTGTTCGGCCTCAATACCGGCTACGCGACCTGGCAGGCGGCGCGCCTGGGCGGCGCCAGCTCGGCGGCCTCGCGCTTGCAGGTGAACTCGCAGAAGCTCGCGGTGCAGGCGCGCGAAGCGGTCGGCGGCAACAAGGACGCGTTCGCCGCGTTCAAGTCGACCAAGTCGGCGATCGACGGCGACATCAAGTCGCTCAACGACAACTACGGCAACACCGCCAACGTGTCCGGCCCGATCGAGACCGCGACCAAGACCTGGGAGCCGATGGGCAAGAGCTCCGACCAGGTGATCGCCTCGGAGAAGGCGGTGCTGGCGCTGGCGACCAACGCCGACAGCTTCTCCGGCCGCGTGCCGCAGCTGCAGGCGCGCCTGGACGAACTGGTGCGCGCGATGTCGGCCTCCGGCTCGCCGTCCTCGCAGGTCTACATCGCCCTGCGCCAGGTGGTGCTGTCGGCGACGATGGCCCGCCGCATCACCGAAATCCGCGCCGGCGGCAGCGGCGCCGGCATGGCCGGCGAAGCGCTCGGCCGCGACGCGATCGTGTTCGGCAACATCCTCACCGGCCTGCGCAAGGGCGACTCCTCGTTCGGCGTCAACGCGCTCGGCAACGGCGGCGCGCTGGCCGCGCTCGGCCAGGCCGAGGCGCTGTGGCTGGAAATGAAGAAGGACCTCGACGCGATCTCGGCCAGCTCCAAGGACCTGTTCCAGGCCCAGGCCGCGGCCGAATCGATCACCGGCGGCTCCGACAAGATGCTCGCCGACAGCCAGTCGCTGTTCTCGGCGCTGACCTCGTTCGGCTCGATGAGCGACACCAGCTTCCTCGGCAACATCTGGCTGTCGATCATCTCCGGCCTCGGCGCGCTGGTCGCGATCGCCGGCTTGCTGTTCTCGCTGAACTACGCCCAGCAGCGCCGCTACCAGACCACCAAGGAACTCAACGACCGCAACCAGGAAGCGATCATGCGCTTGCTGGACGAAATGGGTTCGCTCGCGGAAGGCGACCTGACGGTGAAGGCCACCGTCACCGAGGACATGACCGGCGCGATCGCCGACTCCATCAATTTCGCGGTCGAACAGCTGCGCAGCCTGGTGCAGACGATTACCGACACCTCGGTGCAGGTCGCCTCCAGCGCCCAGGAAACCCAGGCCACCGCGATGCATCTGGCCGAAGCGGCGGAGCACCAGGCGCAGGAGATCAACTCGGCGTCGGACCGCATCAGCGAAATCGCGGCCTCGATCGACCAGGTGTCGAAGAACTCGGCCGAGTCGGCCGACGTGGCGCAGCGCTCGGTGCAGATCGCGACCAAGGGCGCCGGCGTGGTGCGGCAGACGATTCAGGGCATGGACTCGATCCGCGACCAGATCCAGGAGACCTCGAAGCGAATCAAGCGGCTGGGCGAAAGCTCGCAGGAAATCGGCTCGATCGTGGAACTGATCAACGACATCTCCGAGCAGACCAACATCCTGGCGCTCAACGCGGCGATCCAGGCGGCCTCGGCCGGCGAAGCGGGCCGCGGGTTCGCGGTCGTGGCCGACGAAGTGCAGCGACTGGCGGAACGCGCGTCCAACGCAACCAAGCGAATCGAGACGCTGGTCCAGACAATTCAGTCCGACACCAACGAAGCTGTCAGCTCGATGGAACAGACGACCTCCGAAGTGGTCGCCGGCGCGCGCCTGGCCGAGGACGCCGGTACCGCGCTGGGCGAGATCGAAAAGGTGTCGTCGGACTTGTCGAACCTGATTCAGGGCATTTCCAGCGCCGCGCAGCAGCAGTCCAGCGCGGCCTCGAACATCACCCAGACGATGAACACGATTCAGCAGATCACCTCGCAGACTTCGCAGGGCGCCAACCAGACCGCCGCGTCGATTGGAAACCTCGCGCAGTTGGCGGCGGACCTGCGCCGTTCGGTGGCCGACTTCAAGCTGCCGGCCTGA